GCGATGGTCGCGGACGGCTACGCCTCCATCGGCATCGTGGGCGAGGACCCCTCGCTGCTCGCGGGGGTGGACCCCGGCCGCATCGCCCGGCGCTCCAAGCGGGTGGCGCAGGCGATGAAGGCCGTCTCGGAGGCCACCGGCGGCTTTCAGGTCAACTGGACCGTCGCCGCGATGAGCACCCCCGCCTGGGCCGCCCGCGTCTACCCCGAGCTGCCGGAGGCCGAGGCCGTCGCCCGGCTGTGGGACGACATCTTTGCCGTCACGCGGGCCGACCAGCCCGACCCGGTCGCCGCCTGGAACGCGCACCTCGCGCGGCTGGAGCGCCTGACCGCCCTCCTGAACGAGAAGCAGTACGCGGCGATTCACCTGCGTTCCGAACTGGGCACCGACCTCACCGTGGGGCTGGCGGAACACCACATCTGGCAGGGCGGCGCGGAGACGGCCAAAAACGGCGTGCGGGGCGTGCCCAACCTCCCCACCGACGAGGTGTTCACCGCCCCGCACCGCGAGCGGGTGGACGGGGTGGCGGTCGCTTCCAAGCCGCTCTCGGCCCGTGGGCAACTGATCGAGGGCATCCGGGTGCGCTTCGAGGGCGGAAAGGCGGTGGAAGTCAGCGCCGAGAAGGGCGAGGACACCCTGCGCGGCCTGATCGACACCGACGAGGGCGCGGCCCGGCTGGGGGAAATCGCCCTGGTCCCGGCGAGTGCGCCCGTGTCGCAGACGGGCACCCTCTTCCTGAACACCCTCTTCGACGAGAACGCGGCCTCGCACATCGCCCTGGGGCGCTGCTACCCCACCAACGTGCAGCACGGCGAGAACCCCGAAGCCCTGCTCGCGGCGGGCGGCAACGATTCGCTCATCCACGTGGACTGGATGATCGGCACCGCGCAGACCGACGTGGACGGTGTGACGGCGGACGGAGAGCGCGAGGCGCTGATGCGCGGGGGAGAGTGGGTGGTCGGCTGACCGCTGACCCCTAGAGCTACAATGCTCCCCATGACCAGCGACCAGAGCTACCAGGCCGAGGGCTTCTCCCCCACCTCCGAGCTGTCCAGCGAGCGCCGCACCAGCTTCTCGCAGATGCCCGAACTTGGCGACGGCATCGAGCCGGGCAAGGCCTACCGCGCCGTGCTGGAGACGAGCAAGGGCCGGATCGTCATCGACCTCTACTCCGACGA
This Deinococcus sp. HSC-46F16 DNA region includes the following protein-coding sequences:
- a CDS encoding aminopeptidase; protein product: MTLSFDDKLARYADLLVRTGVNLPQGGKLLVQAPIEAAPLVRLVTRAAYRAGAADVRVNYNDAHLGLALFEDGSDEAVDFLPDWHAAQREAMVADGYASIGIVGEDPSLLAGVDPGRIARRSKRVAQAMKAVSEATGGFQVNWTVAAMSTPAWAARVYPELPEAEAVARLWDDIFAVTRADQPDPVAAWNAHLARLERLTALLNEKQYAAIHLRSELGTDLTVGLAEHHIWQGGAETAKNGVRGVPNLPTDEVFTAPHRERVDGVAVASKPLSARGQLIEGIRVRFEGGKAVEVSAEKGEDTLRGLIDTDEGAARLGEIALVPASAPVSQTGTLFLNTLFDENAASHIALGRCYPTNVQHGENPEALLAAGGNDSLIHVDWMIGTAQTDVDGVTADGEREALMRGGEWVVG